In Geobacter anodireducens, a genomic segment contains:
- the argS gene encoding arginine--tRNA ligase (catalyzes a two-step reaction, first charging an arginine molecule by linking its carboxyl group to the alpha-phosphate of ATP, followed by transfer of the aminoacyl-adenylate to its tRNA; class-I aminoacyl-tRNA synthetase), whose amino-acid sequence MKDAVRDLVREALERSFADGTLASGHVPDIVVEKPALEEHGDFACTAAMLMAKAEKKAPRAIAESIISHLNDQESLVESVDIAGPGFINFRMRTSAWCRVLRRIEHEGGDYGKSGTGAGKNVQVEFVSANPTGPLHIGHGRGAAIGDTICRLLAAIGWNVTREFYYNDAGQQIANLALSVQARCLGVEPGDPSWPTDGYQGEYIKDVARSYLNRETVDAGDQHVTAAGDPHDMEAIRRFAVAYLRREQDQDLRAFDVGFDVYFLESSLYAEGRVDDVVQRIVAKGHAYEQDGALWLRTTEFGDDKDRVMRKSDGSYTYFVPDVAYHLNKWERGFVRVVNEQGADHHSTITRVRAGLQALDAGIPTGWPEYVLHQMVTVMRGGEEVKISKRAGSYVTLRDLIDEVGRDATRFFFLMRKPDSQLVFDIDLAKQQTLENPVYYVQYAHARICSIFENAADKGIVPPSVDRASLESLGTPEELALVKLLSSFPEIVEGSALNFEPHRITYYLQELAGAFHSFYNKNRVITEDADLTGARLLLLHSTATVIRNGLGLLGVSAPEKM is encoded by the coding sequence ATGAAAGATGCGGTCAGGGATCTGGTGCGCGAGGCGCTTGAGCGCTCTTTCGCGGACGGCACCCTCGCCTCGGGCCACGTGCCCGATATTGTGGTTGAAAAGCCGGCCCTCGAAGAGCACGGAGATTTCGCATGCACCGCAGCCATGCTCATGGCCAAGGCGGAAAAAAAGGCGCCGCGGGCAATAGCCGAGAGTATCATCTCCCACCTGAACGATCAGGAGTCCCTGGTCGAGTCGGTTGACATTGCCGGCCCCGGTTTCATCAATTTCAGAATGCGCACCAGTGCCTGGTGCCGGGTACTTCGCAGAATCGAACACGAAGGCGGGGACTACGGCAAAAGCGGGACCGGCGCAGGGAAGAACGTGCAGGTGGAGTTCGTCAGCGCCAATCCCACCGGGCCTCTGCATATCGGGCACGGTCGCGGCGCTGCCATCGGCGACACCATCTGCCGTCTCCTTGCCGCAATCGGCTGGAATGTGACCCGCGAGTTCTACTACAACGATGCCGGCCAGCAGATCGCCAACCTGGCGCTGTCGGTACAGGCCCGCTGCCTCGGTGTCGAGCCGGGAGATCCCTCGTGGCCCACTGACGGCTACCAGGGCGAGTATATCAAGGACGTGGCCCGCTCCTACCTGAACCGCGAGACCGTCGATGCCGGCGACCAGCACGTGACAGCGGCCGGAGACCCCCACGACATGGAGGCGATCCGCCGCTTTGCCGTCGCGTATCTGCGGCGGGAGCAGGACCAGGATCTGCGGGCATTCGACGTGGGATTCGACGTCTACTTTCTCGAATCGAGCCTCTATGCCGAGGGGCGGGTTGACGACGTGGTGCAGCGCATCGTTGCCAAGGGCCATGCCTATGAGCAGGACGGAGCTCTCTGGCTGAGGACCACCGAGTTCGGCGACGACAAGGACCGGGTCATGCGCAAGTCGGACGGCAGCTACACCTACTTCGTGCCCGACGTGGCCTACCATCTCAACAAGTGGGAACGGGGATTCGTCCGGGTCGTCAACGAGCAGGGTGCCGACCACCACAGTACCATTACCCGGGTGAGGGCGGGGCTCCAGGCTCTTGACGCGGGGATCCCCACGGGTTGGCCCGAGTACGTTCTCCACCAGATGGTCACGGTCATGCGTGGCGGCGAAGAGGTGAAGATCTCCAAGCGGGCCGGAAGCTATGTTACCCTGCGCGATCTCATCGACGAGGTGGGCCGTGACGCCACGCGGTTCTTCTTCCTCATGCGCAAGCCCGATTCACAGTTGGTGTTCGATATCGATCTGGCCAAGCAGCAGACCCTCGAAAATCCCGTTTACTATGTGCAGTATGCCCATGCGCGCATCTGCAGCATCTTCGAAAACGCGGCCGACAAGGGGATCGTCCCGCCGTCCGTTGATCGGGCCAGCTTGGAAAGCCTGGGGACTCCCGAGGAACTGGCACTCGTGAAGCTGCTGAGCTCGTTTCCCGAGATCGTGGAAGGAAGCGCGCTCAATTTCGAACCCCACCGGATTACCTACTACCTGCAGGAACTGGCCGGTGCTTTCCATTCGTTCTATAACAAGAACCGGGTCATTACCGAAGATGCAGACCTGACCGGCGCGCGCCTGCTTCTGCTGCACAGCACGGCAACCGTGATCAGAAACGGCCTCGGGCTTCTGGGTGTGTCTGCTCCCGAGAAGATGTAG
- a CDS encoding UDP-glucose 6-dehydrogenase, whose protein sequence is MKICVIGTGYVGLVAGTCFAESGNTVVCVDVNEEKIAGLREGVIPIYEPGLKEMVIRNSAEGRLTFTTDLAAAVKASLVNFIAVGTPPGEDGSADLKYVLDVARAIGSHMEGFKIIVDKSTVPVGTADQVRRVVQEELTRRGVNYEFDVVSNPEFLKEGAAIDDFMKPDRVVIGVDNVRTAELMKELYSPFMRKTDRMILMDVRSAEMTKYAANAMLATRISFMNQIANLCERMGADVSAVREGIGSDSRIGYDFLYPGAGYGGSCFPKDVKALVRTAEECGYDFMLLKAVEEVNERQKMLIPEKILRHFSGDGAGASRPLAGKTIAVWGLSFKPRTDDMREAPSIVVIERLLAEGASVRAHDPEAVREAQKIFGDRILYSSSSPYDILAGADALAIVTEWNEYRNPDFERIAEQLKTPVIFDGRNLYNPHRLKEMGFVYHGIGRNGSGFVEK, encoded by the coding sequence ATGAAAATCTGCGTCATTGGCACCGGCTATGTGGGGCTCGTTGCCGGAACCTGCTTTGCCGAAAGCGGCAATACCGTTGTCTGCGTGGATGTAAATGAAGAGAAAATAGCCGGCCTCCGGGAGGGTGTCATTCCCATCTACGAGCCGGGGCTCAAGGAGATGGTGATCCGCAACAGCGCAGAGGGGCGGCTTACCTTCACCACCGATCTCGCCGCTGCGGTGAAGGCGTCTCTGGTGAACTTCATAGCAGTGGGCACCCCGCCAGGTGAAGACGGCTCCGCCGACCTCAAGTACGTGCTCGACGTGGCTCGCGCCATCGGGAGCCACATGGAGGGGTTCAAGATCATCGTCGACAAGTCCACCGTCCCGGTCGGCACGGCGGACCAGGTGCGGCGCGTCGTACAGGAGGAGCTGACCCGCCGCGGCGTCAACTATGAGTTCGACGTGGTGTCCAATCCCGAGTTTCTCAAGGAGGGAGCGGCCATTGACGACTTCATGAAGCCCGACCGTGTCGTCATCGGCGTTGACAACGTGCGGACCGCCGAGCTGATGAAGGAGCTCTACTCCCCCTTCATGCGCAAGACCGACCGCATGATCCTGATGGACGTGCGTAGTGCCGAGATGACCAAGTATGCCGCCAATGCCATGCTCGCTACGCGAATTTCCTTCATGAATCAGATTGCCAACCTCTGCGAACGGATGGGTGCCGATGTCTCCGCGGTCCGGGAAGGTATCGGGTCAGATTCGCGCATTGGCTACGATTTTCTGTATCCCGGCGCGGGCTACGGCGGATCATGCTTTCCCAAGGACGTGAAGGCCCTGGTTCGGACCGCGGAGGAGTGCGGCTATGATTTCATGCTTCTCAAGGCGGTTGAGGAGGTGAATGAGCGGCAAAAGATGCTCATCCCCGAGAAGATCCTCCGGCACTTTTCCGGAGATGGGGCGGGAGCGTCACGTCCTCTCGCCGGCAAGACCATTGCCGTGTGGGGTCTGTCATTCAAGCCGCGTACCGACGACATGCGCGAGGCGCCTTCGATTGTCGTGATCGAGCGGCTGCTGGCGGAGGGTGCCTCGGTCCGCGCCCATGACCCCGAGGCGGTCAGGGAGGCGCAAAAAATTTTCGGTGATCGCATCCTCTACAGCAGTTCCAGTCCCTACGACATCCTTGCCGGTGCCGATGCACTCGCCATCGTTACCGAGTGGAACGAGTATCGCAACCCCGATTTCGAACGGATCGCCGAACAGCTCAAAACGCCGGTCATTTTTGATGGGCGCAATCTTTACAATCCGCACCGCCTGAAGGAAATGGGCTTCGTTTACCACGGAATCGGCCGCAACGGCTCCGGCTTCGTGGAGAAATAG
- a CDS encoding septum formation initiator, whose amino-acid sequence MRKRMYLIPTGCILFILYFTVFGERGLLRIYHLSNERDQIRQKVGVVRDENEKLKREIEALKSDRRYLESIARKDFGLVRPNEIVYQFPAAADRPDAKPQQPVSTAVGAKH is encoded by the coding sequence ATGCGGAAGCGGATGTATCTCATCCCGACCGGGTGCATACTCTTTATCCTGTATTTCACCGTGTTTGGTGAACGGGGATTGTTGCGGATCTATCATCTGAGCAACGAAAGGGATCAGATTCGCCAAAAGGTCGGTGTCGTCCGTGACGAGAACGAAAAGCTCAAAAGAGAGATCGAGGCTCTCAAATCCGACAGGCGATACCTCGAAAGCATCGCACGCAAGGATTTCGGCCTCGTGAGACCGAACGAAATAGTGTACCAGTTTCCCGCCGCGGCCGACAGGCCCGATGCCAAGCCCCAGCAGCCGGTATCCACTGCTGTTGGCGCGAAGCATTAG
- a CDS encoding bifunctional uridylyltransferase/uridylyl-removing protein encodes MQFDIDRYFPDTFQESGDAGRASFEEKRPLYLAASKHFLTHYREEIKAIHRGGAAGTTVVKHITAMTDTLIRKLFRSITRDVAQPGRGREHLTLTAIGGYGRGELNPHSDIDLMFLYGGKDAARVEDIAQKLLYFLWDMRLDVGYSVRTLQDCVDMASSDLTVRTALLDSRVLAGSRVFFREFEKVMLTQILAKKSDSFIRDKVAELRKRREKYGSSVYLLEPNVKESEGGLRDLHTALWVMKIKYKVKDPKELVVKGVLSEDELASYHEALSYLWRVRNELHFLAGRKNDQLTFEAQTELAAFFGYEDSARTLAVEEFMRDYYLHANRVEHLASSLIARCMRKEEGAFRILGYFTRRPIGDGFYILKGELVIPDESVVEKEPARLMKIFEYAQKHGVEISVGVKSLIRKNLHLVNDKFRRSREVNQSFFAILRSDKGVPETLRLMHHLEFLNHFIPEFGHIYCKVQHDLYHIYTVDMHSLFAVEEIVKLLRGEHEKDLPLLTSLVRQVDKRELLLLAVLFHDIGKGEGGGHAEKGAAMMPTIARRMGLSKEDSGRLEFLVRQHLLFAHIAQRRDLHDEKMIVQFARQMEKSENLKMLYLLTYADIRAVGTDVWTEWKARLLQELYEKAFNVLERGDFRLEAHSERVKKVKRKVVELLGDEYPAAAVREELRAMTIRHILSNPAPVIAEHVKILHALEPGGVLTQVTHVQEGGYSTYSICTWDIPGLFSMITGVMAANGINILGAQIHTSSNGKVLDILQVNSPQGFIITEERRWNRVDGDLRQILTGKIRVASLVAKRQRPTLLTERPKPRFPSRVDIDNEVSSDYTVIDVYTHDKIGLLYRMTSTLTDLGLYIGIAKISTKVDQVADVFYVKDIFGHKITSAERLEEIREKLLAAVELAE; translated from the coding sequence ATGCAATTCGACATTGACCGATACTTCCCCGACACCTTCCAGGAGAGCGGCGACGCCGGCCGGGCATCCTTTGAGGAAAAACGACCGCTCTACCTTGCCGCCAGCAAGCACTTCCTCACCCATTACCGCGAGGAGATCAAGGCCATCCACCGTGGCGGGGCGGCCGGCACGACGGTGGTGAAGCATATCACCGCCATGACCGATACCCTCATCCGCAAGCTTTTCAGGAGCATCACGCGGGACGTGGCCCAGCCGGGACGGGGCCGCGAGCACCTGACGCTCACGGCCATTGGCGGCTATGGGCGCGGCGAACTGAATCCCCATTCGGACATCGACCTGATGTTCCTCTATGGCGGCAAGGATGCCGCGCGGGTGGAGGATATCGCTCAGAAGCTCCTCTATTTCCTGTGGGACATGCGCCTGGATGTGGGATACTCCGTCCGCACGCTGCAGGATTGCGTGGACATGGCCAGCTCGGATCTGACCGTGCGGACGGCACTTCTGGACTCCCGGGTGCTGGCGGGTAGCCGGGTTTTTTTCCGCGAGTTCGAGAAGGTGATGCTGACCCAGATCCTGGCAAAGAAGAGTGATTCGTTCATCCGGGACAAGGTGGCGGAACTGCGTAAGCGGAGGGAGAAATACGGCTCATCGGTCTATCTCCTGGAACCCAACGTGAAGGAGAGCGAAGGGGGCCTGCGGGATCTTCATACGGCCCTGTGGGTCATGAAGATCAAGTACAAGGTGAAGGACCCCAAGGAACTGGTGGTGAAGGGGGTTCTGTCCGAGGATGAGCTGGCCTCCTACCATGAGGCGCTCTCCTATCTCTGGCGCGTCAGGAACGAGCTCCATTTTCTCGCAGGCCGCAAGAACGACCAGCTCACCTTTGAGGCTCAGACGGAACTCGCAGCGTTTTTCGGCTACGAGGATTCGGCGCGCACCCTCGCCGTCGAAGAGTTCATGCGTGATTACTACCTGCACGCCAATCGGGTTGAACACCTGGCCTCATCACTCATTGCCCGCTGCATGAGGAAGGAGGAAGGGGCCTTCAGGATTCTGGGGTACTTTACTCGCCGTCCCATTGGTGACGGGTTTTACATTCTCAAGGGGGAGCTTGTCATCCCCGATGAATCGGTAGTCGAGAAAGAGCCTGCCCGGCTCATGAAGATCTTCGAGTATGCCCAGAAGCACGGCGTGGAAATCAGCGTTGGCGTCAAGTCGCTGATACGGAAGAATCTCCATCTGGTCAATGACAAGTTCCGGCGCAGCCGGGAGGTGAACCAGTCGTTCTTCGCCATCCTCCGCAGTGACAAGGGGGTGCCCGAAACGCTCCGCCTGATGCATCATCTTGAGTTCCTCAACCACTTCATTCCCGAATTCGGCCACATTTACTGCAAGGTCCAGCACGATCTCTACCATATCTACACGGTCGACATGCATTCGCTCTTTGCGGTGGAAGAGATCGTCAAGCTGCTGCGGGGCGAGCACGAAAAGGATCTGCCACTGCTTACCTCGCTGGTGCGCCAGGTAGACAAGCGGGAGCTGCTCCTTCTCGCGGTTCTGTTCCACGATATCGGCAAGGGCGAGGGTGGCGGCCACGCGGAAAAGGGTGCGGCCATGATGCCCACCATTGCCCGGCGCATGGGGCTCTCAAAGGAGGACAGCGGGCGCCTGGAGTTTCTTGTGCGGCAGCATCTGCTCTTCGCTCACATTGCCCAGCGTCGCGACCTCCACGACGAGAAGATGATCGTCCAATTTGCCCGCCAGATGGAAAAGAGCGAAAACCTGAAGATGCTCTACCTGCTGACCTATGCCGACATCAGGGCGGTGGGCACGGATGTCTGGACGGAATGGAAGGCGAGGCTCCTTCAGGAGTTGTACGAGAAAGCCTTTAACGTCCTCGAACGGGGCGATTTCAGGCTTGAAGCGCACAGCGAGCGGGTAAAGAAGGTCAAGCGGAAGGTGGTCGAGCTTCTGGGCGACGAGTATCCCGCCGCCGCGGTCAGGGAAGAGCTGCGCGCCATGACCATCCGCCATATTTTGTCCAATCCTGCGCCCGTCATTGCCGAGCACGTGAAGATCCTCCATGCCCTGGAACCGGGCGGCGTCCTCACGCAGGTGACGCACGTGCAGGAAGGCGGTTATTCGACCTATTCCATCTGCACCTGGGACATCCCCGGCCTGTTTTCCATGATTACCGGGGTCATGGCAGCCAATGGCATCAATATCCTCGGGGCCCAGATACACACCAGCTCCAACGGTAAAGTCCTCGATATCCTTCAGGTCAATTCGCCGCAGGGGTTCATCATAACCGAGGAGCGCCGCTGGAACCGGGTCGATGGAGACCTGCGCCAGATTCTGACCGGAAAGATCCGGGTGGCTTCCCTGGTGGCCAAACGCCAGAGGCCGACGCTTCTGACGGAGCGGCCCAAGCCCCGCTTTCCCTCGCGGGTTGATATCGACAACGAGGTGTCGTCGGACTACACCGTCATCGATGTCTATACCCACGACAAGATCGGGCTGCTTTACCGGATGACGAGCACGCTCACGGACCTGGGTCTCTACATCGGCATTGCCAAGATCTCCACCAAGGTGGACCAGGTGGCGGACGTCTTTTACGTGAAGGATATCTTCGGCCACAAGATCACCAGTGCCGAGCGGCTGGAGGAGATCAGGGAAAAACTCCTGGCCGCGGTTGAGTTGGCTGAATGA
- a CDS encoding tRNA(Ile)-lysidine synthetase, translating to MKALSPVDAALKKVRAFIAEHGMFRPGDRVVVAVSGGADSVALLDILTALKELRLELVVAHLNHELRGAESDEDERFAGQCAQAYALPFVSRGEQVKAMAERERLSLEDAGRRARYAFFDDVAAAWGARTVALAHHADDQAETLLMRLVRGAGGPGLSAMRPVRAGGNYVRPLLVLDRQEIEAYLDERGLAFRQDRTNTDVAFLRNRIRHELVPYLDRLNPGAASRLARTAELLADDEALLGQLVEEASARHVNVTEQGGAICAVDALRREPRGLRRRLYRKAIALAKGDLARIGFDHVDAIDRLVLSENPSGRLHLPEETLVTRSYDEITFVRRTTDIPPLQDLRIGGPGCWPLSGGGELVVEIATDPLPWGELPATESWFDLEQAPFPWLVRGWRPGDRMTPLGMAGEKKVKDIFIDAKVPRELRQSVPLVFSGDSLLWICGCRRGEPARITAGSRAMVVARIRGRRLK from the coding sequence ATGAAAGCACTATCCCCGGTTGATGCGGCTTTGAAAAAAGTACGTGCGTTTATCGCTGAACACGGGATGTTCCGTCCGGGCGACAGGGTTGTCGTGGCCGTATCGGGCGGCGCCGACTCGGTTGCACTGCTGGATATCCTCACCGCCCTCAAGGAGTTGCGGCTTGAGTTGGTTGTCGCACACCTGAACCATGAGCTGCGCGGAGCAGAATCTGACGAGGATGAGCGGTTCGCAGGGCAATGCGCTCAGGCATACGCCCTGCCGTTCGTGAGCCGGGGCGAGCAGGTAAAGGCGATGGCCGAGCGGGAACGACTGTCCCTTGAAGATGCTGGACGCCGGGCGAGGTATGCATTTTTTGATGACGTTGCTGCTGCTTGGGGAGCCCGAACCGTTGCTCTGGCCCACCATGCGGATGACCAGGCGGAAACGCTGCTCATGCGGCTCGTTAGAGGGGCGGGGGGGCCGGGGTTGTCTGCCATGCGCCCCGTCAGGGCTGGCGGGAACTATGTGAGACCCCTCCTTGTGCTTGACCGGCAGGAAATCGAAGCCTATCTCGATGAACGGGGACTGGCGTTCCGCCAGGATCGAACCAACACCGACGTGGCCTTTCTGCGTAACCGTATCCGGCACGAACTCGTTCCCTATCTCGATCGACTGAACCCGGGCGCCGCTTCCCGGCTTGCCAGAACAGCCGAATTGCTTGCCGATGACGAAGCGTTGCTGGGCCAGCTTGTCGAAGAGGCATCGGCGCGGCATGTTAACGTGACGGAGCAGGGTGGCGCGATCTGCGCCGTCGACGCCCTGCGCCGGGAGCCGCGCGGGCTTCGGCGCAGGCTGTACCGCAAGGCGATCGCGCTGGCCAAGGGTGATCTCGCGCGGATAGGCTTTGACCATGTGGATGCGATAGATCGTCTCGTGTTGTCAGAGAATCCATCCGGCCGGCTCCATCTGCCGGAAGAAACCCTGGTAACCCGCTCCTACGACGAGATTACCTTTGTCCGGAGAACGACTGACATCCCTCCGCTTCAGGATCTGCGAATCGGCGGCCCCGGCTGCTGGCCGCTGTCCGGCGGAGGGGAGCTCGTTGTCGAAATTGCCACGGATCCTCTGCCGTGGGGTGAGCTTCCTGCTACCGAGTCCTGGTTCGATCTGGAGCAGGCCCCGTTTCCCTGGCTTGTCCGTGGATGGAGGCCCGGCGACCGCATGACTCCCCTCGGTATGGCAGGAGAGAAGAAGGTTAAGGACATCTTTATCGACGCAAAGGTGCCCCGCGAACTCCGCCAAAGTGTCCCGCTCGTGTTCAGTGGAGATTCCCTGCTCTGGATCTGTGGTTGTCGTCGTGGAGAACCGGCGAGGATAACAGCCGGCAGTCGAGCGATGGTCGTTGCGCGGATACGCGGCAGGCGCCTGAAGTGA
- a CDS encoding site-specific tyrosine recombinase XerD, with protein sequence MNQHLDLFLGYLVVEKGLARNSVESYARDLNRYLAYVEQHAGADPAAVRPLHVADFLAHLKESGLGARSRARALSAVRMFHRFLLVEGYAETNPTSIIEAPRVLAKLPQVLTGREVEMLLAAPAGNAPIEVRDRAMLELLYATGLRVSELVGLRTRDVNTSAGYLMAVGKGGKERLVPMGEAACAAVALYLSSARTQLGRGGESLFLFLSRLGERMTRQAFWNILKKRSRQAGILKGISPHTLRHSFATHLLENGADLRSVQAMLGHADLSTTQIYTHVTRERLKRLHEQFHPRG encoded by the coding sequence ATGAACCAGCACCTGGACCTTTTTCTTGGCTATCTGGTGGTCGAGAAGGGGCTTGCCCGCAATTCGGTGGAGTCCTATGCCAGGGACCTGAACCGTTATCTGGCTTATGTCGAGCAGCACGCGGGAGCTGATCCTGCCGCTGTCCGCCCGCTTCATGTGGCGGATTTCCTGGCGCACCTCAAGGAGTCGGGACTCGGCGCCAGGAGCCGCGCCCGCGCCCTGTCCGCAGTACGGATGTTTCACCGCTTCCTGCTGGTGGAAGGATATGCCGAAACCAATCCCACCAGCATCATCGAGGCGCCCCGCGTTCTGGCCAAGCTGCCCCAGGTCCTGACCGGCCGGGAGGTGGAGATGCTTCTGGCCGCGCCGGCCGGCAATGCCCCCATCGAGGTGCGGGACCGAGCCATGCTGGAGCTGCTCTACGCGACGGGCCTCCGGGTTTCCGAACTGGTGGGTCTGCGCACGAGGGATGTGAACACCTCGGCCGGTTACCTCATGGCCGTGGGCAAAGGGGGGAAGGAACGGCTGGTCCCCATGGGCGAGGCGGCCTGTGCCGCCGTAGCGCTCTATCTTTCCTCGGCCAGGACGCAACTGGGCCGGGGCGGGGAGAGCCTCTTTCTTTTCCTCAGCAGGCTCGGTGAACGGATGACTCGTCAGGCTTTTTGGAATATACTAAAGAAACGCTCAAGGCAGGCCGGCATTCTGAAGGGAATTTCGCCCCACACGCTCAGGCACTCGTTCGCCACCCATCTGCTCGAAAACGGAGCGGACCTGCGGAGCGTGCAAGCCATGCTCGGCCATGCGGATCTCTCAACAACCCAGATTTATACCCATGTTACCCGCGAGCGGCTGAAGCGTCTGCACGAGCAATTTCACCCGCGCGGCTGA
- a CDS encoding NAD-dependent dehydratase — protein sequence MRILVTGGAGFIGSHLCELLLGQGHDVLCLDNFFTGSKRNIDRLMDFHRFEVIRHDIIEPILLEVDRIYNLACPASPVHYQYNPVKTIKTSVMGTINMLGLAKRVRARILQASTSEVYGDPTVHPQPETYWGNVNPIGIRSCYDEGKRVAETLMIDYHRQNGVDIRIARIFNTYGPRMAEHDGRVVSNFVVQALRGEDLTVYGDGSQTRSFCYVDDLLDGLVTLMEHDQFCGPVNLGNPEETPIIEFARRIIAMTGSSSQIIYRPLPSDDPRQRQPDITLARTILGWEPRVSLDEGLAQTIEYFAGLTPTG from the coding sequence ATGCGCATCCTGGTAACCGGCGGCGCCGGATTCATCGGTTCTCATCTGTGCGAACTGCTTCTGGGGCAGGGGCACGACGTGCTCTGCCTCGACAACTTTTTCACCGGATCGAAACGCAATATCGACCGGCTGATGGATTTTCATCGTTTCGAGGTCATCCGTCACGATATCATCGAGCCGATCCTGCTGGAAGTGGACCGGATTTACAACCTGGCGTGCCCTGCGTCGCCCGTTCACTACCAGTACAATCCGGTTAAGACCATCAAGACCAGCGTGATGGGAACCATCAACATGCTGGGGCTTGCCAAGCGCGTCAGGGCGCGCATCCTCCAGGCATCCACTTCGGAGGTTTATGGCGATCCCACGGTTCATCCCCAGCCCGAAACCTACTGGGGAAACGTGAACCCCATCGGCATCCGGAGCTGTTACGACGAGGGAAAGCGGGTGGCGGAAACCCTCATGATAGACTACCACCGCCAGAACGGGGTCGACATCCGGATCGCCCGCATCTTCAATACCTATGGCCCGCGCATGGCAGAACACGATGGGCGAGTGGTTTCCAATTTCGTGGTGCAGGCCCTCCGGGGAGAAGACCTCACCGTGTACGGCGACGGCAGCCAGACCCGCTCATTCTGCTACGTGGACGACCTGCTGGACGGGCTCGTGACGCTCATGGAGCATGATCAGTTCTGTGGGCCCGTAAATCTTGGAAACCCGGAAGAGACACCCATTATCGAGTTTGCCCGGCGGATCATCGCGATGACCGGTTCGTCCTCGCAGATCATCTATCGGCCGCTCCCTTCCGACGATCCTCGCCAGCGTCAGCCCGACATCACCCTGGCCCGGACGATCCTTGGCTGGGAGCCTCGCGTATCCCTTGACGAGGGGCTTGCACAAACCATCGAGTACTTTGCCGGCCTGACCCCGACCGGATAG
- a CDS encoding phosphoglycerate mutase (catalyzes the interconversion of 3-phosphoglycerate and 2-phosphoglycerate; this enzyme does not require the cofactor 2,3-bisphosphoglycerate as a phosphate donor; BPG-independent PGAM; aPGAM) has translation MKYIVLLGDGMSDEPMPELGGKTPLQAARTPHMDAMARRGKIGLARTVPKGYPPGSDVANLSVFGYDPRACYTGRSPLEAASMGVELGPADVAFRVNLVNLAPTRGTLVMNDYSAGHISTAEGRELIEAIQDVMGTEEFQFYPGVGYRHLMVWRNGKSGMTVVPPHDISGQSILEHLPKGEGADRLIELMNSSQLVLNNHPQYRRRLEEGKVPANSIWLWGHGKAPRMASFREKFGLAGAVISAVDLVRGIGVCAGLDVIKVEGATGYIDTNYEGKVAAALEALEAHDYVYLHVEAPDEAGHCGNLEHKLKAIEDFDARVVGPIMAGMEKFGSYRILCTPDHPTPLRLKTHTDAPVPFILFSGETSENAGVAGYDEESARSAGLMVEDGFRLMEMMLGR, from the coding sequence ATGAAGTACATTGTGTTACTCGGAGATGGCATGTCCGACGAGCCGATGCCGGAACTGGGCGGGAAAACGCCGCTCCAGGCGGCACGGACTCCCCATATGGATGCCATGGCACGCCGGGGCAAAATCGGCCTCGCCCGTACCGTGCCAAAGGGGTATCCCCCGGGCAGCGATGTGGCTAACCTTTCGGTGTTCGGCTATGACCCCCGCGCCTGCTACACCGGGCGTTCGCCCCTGGAAGCGGCCAGCATGGGCGTGGAACTGGGCCCCGCCGACGTTGCTTTTCGCGTGAATCTGGTGAACCTGGCGCCGACCCGCGGTACGCTCGTCATGAATGATTATTCGGCCGGCCACATTTCCACGGCCGAGGGCCGGGAGCTCATCGAGGCGATCCAGGACGTAATGGGCACGGAGGAATTCCAGTTTTATCCCGGGGTCGGCTACCGTCATCTCATGGTCTGGCGCAATGGGAAGAGCGGCATGACCGTGGTTCCTCCTCACGATATTTCCGGGCAGAGCATCCTCGAGCACCTGCCAAAGGGGGAGGGGGCGGATCGGCTGATAGAGCTCATGAACTCCTCGCAGCTCGTGCTCAACAATCATCCCCAGTACCGGCGCCGGCTCGAAGAGGGAAAGGTTCCCGCAAACTCCATCTGGCTCTGGGGGCATGGCAAGGCGCCCCGGATGGCGTCTTTCCGCGAAAAGTTCGGCCTTGCCGGCGCCGTCATTTCCGCGGTGGACCTGGTGCGCGGCATCGGCGTGTGCGCCGGTCTGGACGTGATCAAGGTTGAAGGGGCCACCGGCTATATCGATACCAATTACGAGGGAAAGGTAGCTGCCGCACTTGAGGCGCTTGAAGCACACGATTACGTCTACCTCCACGTGGAAGCCCCGGACGAGGCGGGCCACTGCGGCAACCTGGAGCACAAGCTGAAGGCCATCGAAGATTTCGATGCCCGGGTCGTGGGTCCCATCATGGCGGGCATGGAGAAGTTCGGATCGTACCGAATCCTCTGCACGCCGGATCACCCGACGCCGTTGCGGCTCAAGACCCACACCGATGCTCCGGTGCCGTTCATCCTCTTCAGCGGCGAAACCTCGGAGAACGCCGGCGTGGCCGGCTACGACGAAGAGTCGGCGCGATCAGCCGGCCTGATGGTCGAGGACGGGTTCAGGCTCATGGAGATGATGCTGGGCCGATAG